One Anas platyrhynchos isolate ZD024472 breed Pekin duck chromosome 2, IASCAAS_PekinDuck_T2T, whole genome shotgun sequence DNA segment encodes these proteins:
- the ZBTB14 gene encoding zinc finger and BTB domain-containing protein 14, which yields MEFFISMSETIKYNDDDHKTVFLKTLNEQRLEGEFCDIAIVVEDVKFRAHRCVLAACSTYFKKLFKKLEVDSSSVIEIDFLRSDIFEEVLNYMYTAKISVKKEDVNLMMSSGQILGIRFLDKLCTQKRDVSSPEENTQSKNKYCLKINRPIGEPNDTQDDEVEEIGDHDDSPSDVTVEGTPPSQEDGKSPTTTLRVQEAILKELGSEEVRKVNCYGQEVEPMETTESKDLGSQTPQALTFNDGISEVKDEQTPGWTTAAGDMKFEYLLYGHREHIVCQACGKTFSDEARLRKHEKLHTADRPFVCEMCTKGFTTQAHLKEHLKIHTGYKPYSCEVCGKSFIRAPDLKKHERVHSNERPFACHMCDKAFKHKSHLKDHERRHRGEKPFVCSSCTKAFAKASDLKRHENNMHSERKQVTTANSIQSETEQLQAAAMAAEAEQQLETIACS from the exons ATG GAGTTTTTCATCAGTATGTCTGAAACCATTAAGTACAATGACGATGATCACAAAACTGTGTTCCTGAAAACATTAAACGAACAACGTTTGGAAGGAGAATTTTGTGACATAGCTATCGTGGTTGAAGATGTTAAGTTCAGAGCACATAGGTGTGTGCTTGCTGCCTGCAGTACCTActtcaaaaagcttttcaaaaaacTAGAAGTCGATAGTTCATCAGTAATAGAAATAGATTTTCTTCGTTCTGATATTTTTGAGGAGGTTCTCAATTACATGTACACTGCAAAGATTTCTGTTAAGAAAGAGGATGTAAATTTGATGATGTCTTCGGGCCAGATTCTTGGTATTCGCTTTCTAGATAAACTCTGCACGCAAAAACGTGACGTATCTAGTCCCGAAGAAAACACCCAGTCCAAGAACAAGTACTGTCTAAAAATAAACCGTCCTATTGGGGAACCTAACGATACCCAAGACGATGAGGTGGAAGAAATTGGAGATCACGATGACAGTCCATCTGATGTGACAGTGGAAGGAACTCCCCCCAGTCAGGAAGATGGAAAATCACCTACCACTACCCTGAGAGTTCAGGAGGCCATTCTGAAAGAGCTGGGAAGTGAAGAGGTTCGAAAAGTAAACTGCTATGGCCAAGAGGTAGAGCCCATGGAAACAACCGAATCAAAAGACTTAGGATCCCAAACCCCTCAGGCTTTGACATTTAATGATGGCATAAGTGAGGTGAAAGATGAACAGACACCAGGCTGGACGACAGCAGCTGGGGATATGAAATTTGAATATTTGCTTTATGGTCACAGGGAACACATTGTATGTCAGGCTTGTGGTAAGACCTTTTCTGATGAAGCACGACtgagaaaacatgaaaagctACACACTGCTGATAGACCATTTGTTTGTGAAATGTGTACAAAGGGCTTTACCACACAAGCTCATTTGAAAGAGCATCTGAAAATACACACAGGTTACAAGCCTTACAGTTGCGAGGTATGTGGAAAGTCTTTTATTCGGGCACCAGATCTAAAAAAGCATGAAAGAGTTCACAGTAATGAGAGGCCATTTGCATGCCATATGTGTGATAAAGCTTTCAAGCACAAGTCCCACCTCAAAGACCATGAAAGAAGACACCGAGGAGAGAAACCTTTTGTCTGCAGTTCCTGCACTAAAGCGTTTGCTAAAGCATCTGATCTAAAAAGGCATGAGAACAATATgcacagtgaaagaaaacaagttacTACAGCCAATTCCATCCAGAGTGAAACAGAACAATTACAGGCAGCAGCTATGGCTGCTGAAGCAGAGCAGCAATTAGAAACTATAGcctgtagttaa